A window of the Candidatus Bathyarchaeia archaeon genome harbors these coding sequences:
- a CDS encoding cation diffusion facilitator family transporter yields the protein MTNIKEHASETRGIKIALLSYSALVVLQLGAYASTGVLVLLAQALEMLSDVLVSSFLLLSTYWSRKPADEFHMFGHGRGQNVAALVSATILIFFMSLEMFREAVPKLFQTQEAGELPNTSLALTVIIIGVVVIAVPTIDILRVKTKGASVRAQLIALLKDEVSYVAALIAVILVAQGYPVADPLASTFVAAVIASSGIYLFKDNVHYLVGRAPSREFMEKIESTAKSVKGVLGVHDLKAEYVGPNMVHTGFHIEVARGTPIEEADRIAEEVQDKVSHETGCKHCVIHVDPYSSSGQDPKK from the coding sequence CTAAGCTACTCGGCACTGGTTGTCCTCCAGCTAGGGGCATACGCCTCAACTGGAGTTCTAGTGCTGTTGGCGCAGGCTTTAGAAATGCTGAGCGACGTCTTGGTCTCCTCTTTTCTCTTGCTATCGACGTACTGGTCGCGGAAGCCAGCCGACGAGTTCCACATGTTCGGTCACGGGCGAGGTCAGAACGTTGCAGCCTTGGTTTCAGCCACAATTCTGATTTTCTTCATGAGCTTAGAGATGTTTCGAGAGGCTGTTCCAAAACTCTTTCAGACGCAAGAAGCTGGTGAATTGCCTAACACAAGTCTTGCTTTGACTGTGATAATTATCGGCGTGGTGGTCATCGCTGTTCCAACCATTGACATTCTTAGAGTTAAGACGAAAGGAGCTTCCGTAAGAGCGCAGTTGATTGCACTTCTGAAAGACGAAGTGTCTTACGTGGCAGCGCTGATCGCCGTGATTCTCGTTGCGCAAGGCTACCCTGTGGCTGACCCTTTAGCTTCCACGTTTGTGGCTGCAGTAATTGCTTCCAGCGGCATATACTTGTTTAAAGATAATGTTCATTACCTTGTGGGCAGAGCACCCAGTAGAGAATTCATGGAAAAGATCGAGTCGACCGCAAAGTCTGTGAAAGGCGTCTTAGGAGTTCATGATCTGAAAGCTGAGTACGTGGGACCGAACATGGTTCACACGGGTTTTCACATAGAGGTAGCAAGAGGCACACCCATAGAAGAAGCCGACAGAATCGCTGAAGAGGTTCAAGACAAAGTTAGCCACGAGACGGGCTGCAAACACTGCGTAATCCACGTTGACCCATACAGCTCAAGTGGGCAAGACCCAAAGAAGTAA
- a CDS encoding radical SAM protein, whose product MTKVLFVEPPKDYWFVMGEYLPPPYGILQLAAYLESQIKNVDIEVVDCQAMGLNWEKLEKRIESFNPDVVASSGFATCNAYVTARTLETAKKISPDAVTVTGGQHYTVTAQESLEAYPEIDVIVRGEGEQTLVELVEAVDKAHKKPDLSKIKGISFRHGQTIRHNPDRPLMENLDALPFPGYHFVKDYVHKYHFTMMAGRKGYGMVEASRGCPHRCTFCSQWKHWQGVWRHKSIKRVADEIEHLYNNYGIRLMWLTDDNFGFGKRMEELCDQLTARRFSDDLIVFMQGRCDDVVNNKDLLPKMYRAGINFLLLGVESHSKFTLNSFRKGTNPDDNRKAVRLLKENGIFSQATCIIGERSDTEKTINDLREFINFIDPDLAIFMILTPYPGTDLFEEAKRNSWIEDWNWANYDMVHAIMPTETLTREELQHELYRCYRSYFGSWRRQLQGVFSRNAIKRRTYRYMMRQGVLRQLKSLVPG is encoded by the coding sequence TTGACTAAAGTCCTTTTTGTTGAGCCGCCAAAAGACTACTGGTTTGTAATGGGCGAGTATCTTCCTCCCCCTTACGGAATCCTTCAACTCGCCGCGTATCTTGAAAGCCAAATCAAGAATGTGGACATCGAGGTTGTCGACTGCCAAGCCATGGGCTTAAACTGGGAAAAACTTGAGAAACGCATTGAATCCTTCAACCCAGACGTCGTTGCCTCAAGCGGGTTTGCTACATGCAACGCATATGTGACAGCGCGAACCCTTGAAACAGCCAAGAAAATCAGTCCAGACGCCGTGACAGTTACAGGCGGACAACACTATACGGTTACTGCCCAAGAAAGCCTTGAAGCCTATCCCGAAATCGATGTTATCGTCAGGGGAGAAGGCGAGCAGACGCTTGTGGAACTAGTGGAAGCGGTCGACAAAGCGCATAAGAAACCAGATCTCTCAAAGATCAAGGGCATATCCTTCAGGCATGGACAGACAATTAGACACAACCCGGACAGACCTTTGATGGAAAACTTGGATGCTCTGCCCTTTCCGGGATATCATTTCGTCAAAGACTATGTCCACAAGTATCACTTCACGATGATGGCGGGGCGCAAGGGCTACGGCATGGTGGAAGCATCACGCGGCTGCCCTCACCGATGCACTTTCTGCTCCCAATGGAAACATTGGCAAGGCGTCTGGAGACACAAGTCGATCAAACGAGTCGCCGACGAAATCGAACATCTGTATAATAATTATGGAATCCGGTTAATGTGGCTGACCGATGACAACTTCGGCTTTGGCAAACGCATGGAAGAACTCTGCGATCAACTGACTGCTCGCAGATTCTCAGATGACTTAATCGTCTTTATGCAGGGACGATGCGACGACGTTGTGAACAACAAGGACCTGCTGCCAAAGATGTACAGGGCGGGAATCAATTTTCTGCTCCTCGGCGTTGAAAGCCACAGCAAGTTCACGCTCAACAGCTTCCGAAAAGGAACCAACCCAGACGACAACAGAAAAGCAGTTCGATTGCTGAAGGAAAACGGCATCTTTTCACAAGCCACATGCATAATCGGAGAACGAAGCGACACAGAGAAGACAATCAATGACCTGAGGGAGTTCATCAACTTCATAGATCCCGACCTCGCTATATTCATGATTTTAACGCCGTATCCAGGCACCGACCTTTTCGAAGAAGCCAAACGCAACAGCTGGATCGAAGACTGGAACTGGGCTAACTACGACATGGTCCACGCCATAATGCCCACAGAAACATTGACCCGAGAAGAACTTCAGCACGAGCTTTATCGATGCTACCGAAGTTACTTCGGATCGTGGCGCAGGCAGCTTCAAGGCGTGTTCTCACGTAATGCCATAAAGAGAAGAACCTACCGCTACATGATGCGCCAAGGCGTCCTGAGACAGTTAAAGAGCCTAGTCCCAGGTTGA
- a CDS encoding zinc ribbon domain-containing protein yields MVYCSKCGTKNEDAAAYCVKCGMSLQTGTTESRRYERKRAEGECFGLPHGGAIAGIAIGSLILLWGIFTLAEQQRWISQAPELWWLVIIIIGILIIAGGIYRSTRRY; encoded by the coding sequence TTGGTTTACTGTTCAAAATGCGGCACGAAGAACGAAGACGCGGCAGCGTACTGCGTAAAATGCGGCATGAGCCTGCAGACTGGAACAACTGAATCACGACGATATGAGAGGAAACGAGCTGAAGGCGAATGCTTTGGGCTTCCCCACGGCGGCGCTATAGCAGGCATAGCCATCGGCTCATTGATACTTCTCTGGGGCATATTCACACTAGCTGAACAACAACGTTGGATTTCTCAGGCACCTGAACTCTGGTGGCTAGTAATCATCATCATAGGCATACTCATAATAGCAGGCGGAATCTACCGATCAACCCGCCGCTACTAA